From Streptomyces sp. CMB-StM0423, a single genomic window includes:
- a CDS encoding SigB/SigF/SigG family RNA polymerase sigma factor — MRDEGRLAAAERERADHMDGLQQHDRREPQDRSGARAMFYELRKLPADSSEHAELRNALVQMHLPLVEHLARRFRNRGEPLDDLTQVATIGLIKSVDRFDPDRGVEFSTYATPTVVGEIKRHFRDKGWAVRVPRRLQELRLSLTSATAELSQLHGRAPTVHELAQKLNISEEEVLEGLESANAYSTLSLDVPDTDDESPAVADTLGAEDDALEGVEYRESLKPLLEELPPREKKILLLRFFGNMTQSQIAQEVGISQMHVSRLLARTLAQLRERLLVEE, encoded by the coding sequence ATGCGAGACGAGGGCCGGCTGGCCGCGGCGGAGCGAGAGCGGGCGGACCACATGGACGGACTGCAGCAGCACGACAGGCGTGAACCGCAGGACCGCAGCGGCGCGCGGGCGATGTTCTACGAGCTGCGCAAGCTGCCCGCGGACTCCTCCGAGCACGCCGAGCTGCGGAACGCCCTCGTGCAGATGCACCTGCCGCTCGTGGAGCACCTCGCCCGGCGCTTCCGCAACCGCGGCGAGCCGCTGGACGACCTCACGCAGGTCGCCACCATCGGCCTGATCAAGTCCGTGGACCGCTTCGACCCCGACCGCGGCGTGGAGTTCTCGACGTATGCGACTCCCACGGTCGTCGGCGAGATCAAGCGTCACTTCCGCGACAAGGGCTGGGCGGTGCGGGTGCCGCGGCGGCTGCAGGAGCTGCGGCTGTCGCTGACCTCCGCCACCGCCGAGCTCTCCCAGTTGCACGGCCGGGCCCCGACGGTGCACGAGCTGGCGCAGAAGCTCAACATCTCCGAGGAAGAGGTCCTGGAGGGCCTGGAGTCGGCGAACGCGTACTCCACCCTCTCCCTCGACGTCCCCGACACCGACGACGAGTCGCCGGCCGTCGCCGACACCCTCGGCGCGGAGGACGACGCCCTGGAGGGCGTCGAGTACCGCGAGTCCCTCAAGCCACTGCTGGAGGAGCTGCCGCCGCGGGAGAAGAAGATCCTGCTGCTCCGCTTCTTCGGGAACATGACCCAGTCCCAGATCGCCCAGGAGGTCGGCATCTCGCAGATGCACGTCTCCCGGCTACTGGCACGCACGCTGGCGCAGTTGCGCGAGCGGCTGCTCGTCGAGGAGTGA